GAGCTGCTTCTTACAAGATAGCACAGATGGTTTTACCACAGCTTGAAGTAGGAACTCATGTAGCACAGGTTGTAGCAATGTTCTTCTTTGATGACAACACTATGGTTCTACAGAAGGGTAATCCTATAGGTGAAAGGTTATCAAAAATAGCGAAAGAAAAAGGAATAATACTTATGATGTGCGATGCTTGCGCTCTTGAGAGAGGACTTGCAAAAGGTGAGCCTAAGTGGTGTGATCCTATAACAGGAGAAGGTAGAAAGAATCCCGCCGAGTGCTATGTTGTGAATACTGTTGATGGAGTTGAAGTTGGATGCTTCCCTGACTTGTATTCAAAACTCGCTGGAAAGGTTGATCTCGTAATAACACTTTAATAGTGTATTATAGTTCTGCTTATAGGGAGAGGTCGTATCTCCCTATTTTTACACAACCCGCAATCGTAATTGCTGTTTCCTTAAGTTTAGATTAGTTAGATAGAAAACTAGAGTTTATGGTAAGGGAATGTTTATAATACTATTATAAGTTATGGCGGACGTAGCTCAAGTGGTCAGAGCACTGGACTGTGGCTCCAGTGGTTGCGGGTTCGAGTCCCGTCGTCCGCCCCTAGAAGCTATATATCAACTTCTTCACAACTTCCTTGGCTTTTGGAACTGCTTTTTCTACGTCTTGGGATAGTTTTTCTTCATACATAACAATCTCACTTATCGTGATTCCAACTATCCTAACCTTATTATCAACATTTATACCTAACCTTCTAGCTGTCTCTAAAGCTAACACAACACCAAACCCGTGAGACGATATTGGTTTTAGATGTTTTGGATAATCACCTGATGGTATAATATAAACCTCACCTGCTTTTTCACCTATTACTGCATCAACAACTATCATTAAATCATACTCCTCAAGAAGATAGATTATCCTTGAAGGGTCCATAGTTGTCAAAAATTCAACATTTTTCTCTTTTACCTCATAAGATAATTCCTCAACAACCCTTATACCAACGAAATCATCACCACCTAAAGCATGCCCAACACCTACAACAACTACTTTCATATCTAACTCTGTAATAACTAATTACTCACAACATTTGGAACATATTTAAGGATTTCAATACCAAATTCGTATGCTCATAACCTATTGCAAAAACTTACACGGTTTTCAAAGGAAAGTTTTGTAAAAATGGCAATTCCTTCTAGTTGCTAAGGAGTCTAGTAAGCGTTTCATTTACGAGTTTGGGATTTGCCTTGCCTTGTGTCTTTTTCATAACCTGTCCTACTAGGAAGCCAAGGACATTAGTTTTACCTGACTTATATTTTTCAACTTCCAAAGGATTTTCTTTTATAACATCAATACAAACTTTTTCTATTTCCGAAGTATCTGAAACCTGCACAAGTCCTCGCTCTTCTATTAACTTTGACGGTGGCTTTGGATTTCTCACTATATCAGGGAACACATCTTTTGCGATTTTTATACTTATCTTTCCTTCGTCTACCATATTTAGAAGTTCAGAAATATATTCAGGTGGAACACTAAACAAACTGATGTCTATGCTGTTCTCATTGAGATACCTCATAACTTCACTCATTATCCAGTTTGAAACTTTCTTTGGTTCTCCTCTGTATCCTTTAACGGCACTTTCAAAGTAATCTGCTAGGTTTTTGTCCGATGTCAGTATTTCAGCATCGTATCTAGGTAGAGAGTATTGTTCAATAAACCTTCTAAACCTCTGGTATGGAAGTTCTGGTAGCATAGACCTTATGCTTTCAATAATGTCTCTTTTCAAGACTACTGGTGGCAAATCAGGATCTGGGAAATATCTATAGTCTTCTGCGTATTCCTTGGTCCTCATAGTGTATGTCTTTCCTGTTTCTGCGTCAAACAACCTTGTCTCCTGTATAACATTCTGCCCCTTCTCAAGAACCGAGATTTGTCTATTTATCTCATACTCCAGCGCTTTTCTAAGAAACCCAAACGAGTTCATATTTTTTATCTCAACTTTAGTTCCAAGTTTATCTGACCCCTTTGGCCTTACAGATACATTTGCATCTACCCTCAAAGAACCTTCTTCCATATTCACATCGCTAACGCCAATGTATTTCATCGTGTTCCTAAGTGTTTGAAGATAGTAATATGCCTCATCAATACTAAACATATCTGGATATGAAACAATCTCAACGAGTGGTGTTCCAGCTCTGTTCAGATCCACATAACTCTCATTTCCATTCTCCGAATGTATTAACTTTCCAGCATCTTCCTCAAGGTGTGCTCTTATAATTCTTACTCTCTTCACAGTCCCATCCGGTAGTTCAAAGTCAAGATATCCTTCATAATTAAGAGGGATATCATACTGAGATATTTGGTAGCCTTTAGGTAAGTCAGGGTAGAAGTAACTTTTTCTATCAAACTTAGTGTATTCTGCTATTTTACAGTTCAGTGCAAGTCCAACCATTATCGCTTTTCTAAGTGCTTCGTAATTGAGTCTAGGTAAAACGCCCGGATACCCCATACACACAGGACAAGTATTCTTATTAGGCTCTGCTCCAAACTCTGTAGAGCAAGAACAGAAAAGTTTTGATTTAGTGTTGAGTTGAACATGAACTTCCAAACCTATCACTGGCTCGTATTCCATACATCCTATCTCCCTCTAATACGATTCTAAATAATCACACTTACATAAACCAACTTGTTGATCCACTGATTCATAGAAACTACACAAACACCCTTCTAAACAACCGCTTGACAGTACTAAGTGAAACTTTAGAACTGACAGATTTAGAGACATAAGGTAGTAACTAATCAAAAAGTCCAGGAATCTCACTTACCCTACTCTCCTAATGGAGATTGGAATTTATTACAACTGGATTATGGAACTTGTAAATTGATAGTCCTATACGAATAATATTCTAACTAAACTGCTATGAACATAGACTACTTTCAAGTATCGCAACTCAAGATACCTGAATTATACGATTATATTGAACAAAGGAAACGAGAGTTTGAAATAAGAAACACCTCTAGGTTTGATTTACATAAGATTTTGAAGATCTTTTCTTCTTTAGGACCTGAGTTTCTAATCTTCTTATTCGGAGTTGTAAGTTTAATTCTCTTCAATACGACTGCATTTATCTTAGGTTTAACTTCTACTTTAGTTTTTATTGTTTTCTACTACACTCTATCAAATAGGATCATAAGTTTTGAGATATTTCTTAAGAATTTACATTCAAACAGGGTTAAGGTTTTACGCGATAGAAAGGTTGTTTTGGTTCCAGAAGATGATGTTTCTATTGGTGATGTTGTAGTTGTATCAAAAGGAGAGAAAGTTCCTTTTGATTTAAGAGTTATAGAGTCAAACACACTGGTAGTTGATGAGTCAAAAGTTTTTGGTGAGAATAAGAGTTCTGGTAAAAGTGCAACTACCCTTCCAAAGAAAGAATTTAAGATATACGAACTATCAAATATCATCTTTGCAAACTCCGTTATCCTGAAAGGCAACGGCAAAGGGATTGTAATAAACAAAAAAACTCAAACTCCCTACAAACCTTATTCCATAATTAACTATAGGTTTAAAATTAAAGCGTTTTCATTCAATCTACTAATATCTTCTCTGTTATCCCTTCTTGTATTCTACATACTCAAAGACATTATAACCACAATTGTCTTTTTTTCAAGCATCTTTTTCTTGTTATCCTTGATGAGACTAGAAATTGTGAATCACTATGCTAGATACAAC
This window of the Spirochaetota bacterium genome carries:
- a CDS encoding hydrogenase maturation protease; translation: MKVVVVGVGHALGGDDFVGIRVVEELSYEVKEKNVEFLTTMDPSRIIYLLEEYDLMIVVDAVIGEKAGEVYIIPSGDYPKHLKPISSHGFGVVLALETARRLGINVDNKVRIVGITISEIVMYEEKLSQDVEKAVPKAKEVVKKLIYSF
- the gatB gene encoding Asp-tRNA(Asn)/Glu-tRNA(Gln) amidotransferase subunit GatB; amino-acid sequence: MEYEPVIGLEVHVQLNTKSKLFCSCSTEFGAEPNKNTCPVCMGYPGVLPRLNYEALRKAIMVGLALNCKIAEYTKFDRKSYFYPDLPKGYQISQYDIPLNYEGYLDFELPDGTVKRVRIIRAHLEEDAGKLIHSENGNESYVDLNRAGTPLVEIVSYPDMFSIDEAYYYLQTLRNTMKYIGVSDVNMEEGSLRVDANVSVRPKGSDKLGTKVEIKNMNSFGFLRKALEYEINRQISVLEKGQNVIQETRLFDAETGKTYTMRTKEYAEDYRYFPDPDLPPVVLKRDIIESIRSMLPELPYQRFRRFIEQYSLPRYDAEILTSDKNLADYFESAVKGYRGEPKKVSNWIMSEVMRYLNENSIDISLFSVPPEYISELLNMVDEGKISIKIAKDVFPDIVRNPKPPSKLIEERGLVQVSDTSEIEKVCIDVIKENPLEVEKYKSGKTNVLGFLVGQVMKKTQGKANPKLVNETLTRLLSN
- a CDS encoding SaoD/DsrE family protein codes for the protein MRVAYLVSSPRAASYKIAQMVLPQLEVGTHVAQVVAMFFFDDNTMVLQKGNPIGERLSKIAKEKGIILMMCDACALERGLAKGEPKWCDPITGEGRKNPAECYVVNTVDGVEVGCFPDLYSKLAGKVDLVITL